In the genome of Toxoplasma gondii ME49 chromosome Ia, whole genome shotgun sequence, the window TGTATACGACGTGTAGTAGCTGCTTTCGCCTTGATGCAGGGGAGGCGGCGTTGCCGATGTTGGGGTACAGGGCGTCACTGGAGTCGTCGGCCTTGAAGAAAGTGGCGACGAGTTGACGAGCTGGGGAAAGACATGTCCTTTCAGCTGCGACTGCGCAAATACCGGGATGCTGTGTAATGTAGGCTTGACCGCAGACTCCTCGCTCTTAGTCTGGCCCTGTATCGTTCGACCTGAACCGCTAGTCGCGCGGCCTTCAGCCTCAGTGGGCGCCCTCGACACACAAGATCCACTGCGGCGGCGTGAGTAAGAGCGGCTTCCACTCTCTGCTGCCCACAGAACGCCTTCGCCGCTGTGTCGTTGTGATCCGCGAGTGCGACTGGTCTCGTCTCCTTTACTCGCCTTCCGAACATTTCTCTGAAATACCTTAGGAAAAGACGAGTCCGCAGCTGTTGGGAGACCCACTGCTGATGCCGGGTACCCTCGCCCCCAGACGGCCAGTTGTGTTGGGTCAGCGGTTCTGCCATGCGGGACTTGGCAAAGGTATACGCCGTTCAGTGTTGGCCGCGCCACCACGCCTCCGACTGTGTCGGGACTGTTTGATGCGACAGATTTGGCTCCCCGCTGAAAAGGGGAGGTGGTACGCGTCGCTATTCCCGAGCTTGTGAAGTGGATACGTTGATAGTTGTCTGTCAGCAAATGAGGGAGTTTTGAGGGCGAAGGCCCACCATCTTGTAAACAGCTGCCTCTCGTTGCTCTTGAAACGATGTGCTCAGCCACGGGGCTGCGGAGGACCGGAAGCTCCACTGCTGAGATTGAATGCTTGACCATTCGTCGCTGGAGACCAGCGAGCGATTTCTCCCCATGCTCGttcctcgcttcgcctcctgttTCACCTCTGCTCATCACCGGGCCCTGATTCTTGCTTTGGTTGGTTTGAGTTGATACCAGAGGTGGTAGAAACGTCGTTCCCGCGCCGCCGCTTCGGTTAATGCCACCCACAGACGCCACCGACCGGGAGAGGGTTGGTTTAACCTTTTTGCTGTCCTGCCGCTCACCTGTGCTCGATCCAAGAACCGGCTGAGACTGAGATACAGCCATTTGCCGGTGTGCCACACCATGTGCTCTAGTATGTGTCACCCGTCGTGCGTCTCCGTCAACAGTCTTTACGGGAAGCGTGGTAACCCCATTCGCATGCACACCAGGAAAAGGGCCCGATCCCCTTTGACTCCCCTGGGAAGCCTTCGTTGAATTATTCCAAAGCTCTTGTACTTTTGGCCCTTTGCTCCCGGTGCGTTTCGGCATTTCTCTCTGGAATGAGGCCATAATCTCGTTCCTGTCTTTTTgtccagagacagaaatgttctctccatttctcccCACGGGTGGCGACACCTGCAACCCTGCGGGAGGCGCTACTGTGTGCGGTTGTGTTCCCCCTTTCTCCGGGAAAAAACCTCCCGGGAAGAGAGAATGAAAGTTCGTCGAAGCCAGGGTATGGCCAGCCTTTTGATGATGCCCCGACGAGGCGGTCGGCGCCACAGGGTGGCCGACATATTGCGGGGGCGGGGCAGCGAGTGTCGCGCCTGGCTGAGTTGGCACCATGTGGACGGCCACTGCTGATGACAGAGCACGAGGCACGGCGTCACGCTTGGCATCAGTGCCTGCACTCAGTTGTGGGTCTGGAAACGGGCCTTGGCTCGATGACGGGGCGGCAACGGGGAGGGAAACGAGACACGCAGACGGCTGTAGAACAGGGCCGGGTACTGGGGAAGCGGACACAGACGTAGTATTCCAGGACTGAGCAGGTAGAACTGAAAGGGATAGAGGGCCTCGAATGCCTGACGCAAGACTCGGGACTGAAGGTAGACGCACAGGAGATGCCTGGCCAGTGCAGAGCTGGTGGAGGACAGTGTTGTCCAGAAGTAAACGCGCATTGAGTTTCTGCAGTTCATCCAATCTCTGAATCATCAACTCGTCAGTTGTCGACAGACCACGGCCTTCATCCACAGACTCGCACAGACTCGCACGACTTCCTGTACTTTCTCGGGTTGTCGTTCTTCGATTCTTCTTTTGCGCAGCGGCGACATCGCCTGTGAACTTTTGTAGGTTCTGTCTCAGTGTGATGACTTCATTCTGCAACTCCTTCACTTGCTCTTCAGTCAACCCATCCCGCTCCTCTCGAGACCTATCACCACAGACATTCGATCGTTGCTGATTCATAGCTTTCTGTGATGCGGGGAGCAGTAACTGCGTTTGGTCGCTTCGGAGTAGAGTGGCCTCAGCGCCGATACGGTGTTCCTCGGTTGGAACGCCGACTGTCCAGATGGTGGGAGATGATTCTTTGACAAAGTTCGAATCTTTTAGAGGTGATACTTCCAGGGGTGCCCCGCCTTCGAACGGGGCTGACTGATTGTCTGCACTGAACATCCGACGAGTCTTGAGAAGCGAGACCGTGAGAGCCTTCTGGTCTTCAGCGTCTAGTTTGCGTGGATCAAGCACCTTGGTGGCCTTCTCGAGACGGTTCATCAAACTCCATAGCCTCCCACATAGAATTTCCCCCTCCTGGCTCTCTGTGCTGTCTTCGTTATCTTCTGCACTGCCTTTGACACTTGGTTGTGTCTCTTTGGCTGTGGTCCGGGTCTCCCCTGTTCTAAGGCCGCATCCTCCTAATTCATCATGCATACCGCCTGTTTGCTCTTTGCTTGCTCCGTCTTGTCCATTTTCTGCGCTCCGCGCGTTTCCTAAGGAACGGGACGAGTGGAATGACTCTACAGAGGGATCTCTTCCCCGGATCTGTTCCGACTTCAAactcgttctcttttccgtGTCTGCTTCAGCGTTTCTCGTGAACTCCGTTGAAGGGGTTTGATCGCCAAGAAGATGCGTTTTTGGCCTGTTCCTTGTTGAGCCATCTCGCTTGGGTTGAGAACGAGACGACAGCGGATCCGACGGAGGTCGAGGCGTGAACACCATGCtgtccactgcatgcgtcagaGCATCTTGAGCCAGAGCCAGCGCATTTTGAAGTTGGTCTTTGTGCTGCAGGGTTGCCGAAAGGTGGCGATTCAATGCGTCCACCTCTTCCCGCAGGCGACCGAGTTGCTTCTTCAagtcctcgttctctgcgttcttcttccgcatATCCTGGTAATATTGGCGCTTCAGTAGTTGTTCGACTTGAAAGCTCTCTTCTTGcatcgttctcttctcttcttcttgcgcCTGAAGTTTCTCCGCAAGCATCTTcactttcgctctctcgccgcctATGTCACCGCAGGTGGCATCCTCGTCGACACAGTCGTCTTTCGGCGATGAACTCCGACCGAAGTCTGCCGCCGAACAGTCGCTGTACGAATGCGGAcgcgtgtctcctcctcctcctccctctaCACCAGGAGAAGCGGTTCCTCTTAACAATACGTCGTCAACTTCTTCAAGCAACGCTGATTCCGTGCCTCGCTGAACGTCCACGGTTTTCATTCTCTGATATACAGCCCGACTCAAATCTAGACGCGTAAGACCTCTGTTAAGAGACATCAGtgttctttcgccttccttctctgcgtctgtagCAGCACCTGCAGCCGAAGACAGGCAGCCTGAAAACGGAGTTGCGGCTTTGCTACTTCGAAACGTCGAATCTGAGTAGCCTTGTTGTCCATCACGAAAGAGAGATCTATGCGACATTTTCTCGCCTTGATCAACGCGTGCGTTGCTTTCTTCCACGCGTGTACACTCTGAAGCACGAGAAGCAGCTGGCAGCGCATCGCTTTCAGAATGTGGACTCATGTGGCATTGCTGAGGAATAAAGGGGTTGCCACCTCCGACACGAACCTGACCGTTCTGGAGAACTTGCGTACGCGTTGCGTTTGCATTGACAGAAAACTCACGCGgactcgtccttcttccagAAAACGGATCCGCTGATTCGACCGCAGGAACCCTCGAGGGAAAACCGGGCGACAATGCAGGTAGGCACTCGTGGATGGTGAAGCTTGTACTGGTACTGGTTCCCTGTGCCTCACCCCTTTCTAGAGCAGGTGCCATGTCAAACCCACTTGACTGCGCGCCACCATAATCGCAATATGTCGACTGCTTGAGGGAAGTCATAGAGGACCCTCGGGAAGGAGGGGCACCCGGAACGAAGCCCAGTCGCTGACTTTGAAGTACTTCACAGTCTGCTGGACAAACCGGGTGGCGTTGATGTGGAGTAGCCGGTAAGGCAATTTTGTTCGCGTATAACGAAGGAGACTGCGCATTTATCGGAACGTTCTGTTGACTTCCGCGCGCGGGGTGCCCTGCGAGATCTCGACTCTCCTGGTTCAACTGCTGTTGTCGGAGTTGCAGCATCTGTTGGAGCCTTTCCTGCTGAACCTTTATCTCctcgtcgagaagaaaacccTTCAGCGAAAACCCCGCACTCCCTGGAAATGGTTTTGAGGCTGACGCCGGAACTGAAGTGGAACTCATGATTCCAGAATTTGCGGTCGAAGATGCAGATTTTGAAGGATTGGGTACTGCAGTCACCATCGCAACTTCCTCCTTTTCGCAAAAAGATGTGTTCTTTCAAGAGAAGCCGTGACAGAATGCAATCCGCAACCCTCAAAAGAAGCGAAGTCAAAAATGCTTTAGAATGAATCGCTCTGGACACGCACAATGCAGCGATGAAGTGTGAGGACTAAAGAAGTCCGACCAGTGATCCACGTGGACGTGGACATAGTTTTGTAGAAAATGcccgagagaaagacagataGCGAAGCGAATGCCAAATTTAAGTGGGTTTGTGCTTTGTGAGATGGGAAAATAACGAGTCCGGCCTTGAATACAGAAGCTTCAAAGCTCGGAACGAGACACTAATGATCTGGAAGTTACTTCCCCACTACTGTCTGGGAGCTGCGAAGAGCAGATAACACCCGCGGTGCAATGGTTTCACTCCGGTTCGGGAACCAGTTGGACACCACAGAGTACGACCTCAAAGTGACAGTGGTGAATGCGTATCAGAAGGTCTTCCACGATACAAGAGATGTGTGAAGGACAGAACAGGATGGCATTCACAAAGACCAGTCGAAATGTGGAAAGCTTTGGCGTATCATGCCGAACCCGTGAACGTCCACGTGTCTCAAAAGATCTGCTGGAATCATCGTGCAAAGAGCAGACGTTTTCCGCAACAAAAATGCCAAGGGAAATCTCTAGACGGAGCCCACGGCGGGAACAGGCGTAACGGACTGTGTACGAACTTATGGGTCATTAATGGGGCAGCTGCGCTTGAAGCTTGAAAACAAGCTCAGGAAGGCCTATACAAGAATGGAAATTTTTGGAATGAGGGCGCACGTATCAAGCAGCGGGTGTTTTTTCACGACGTCCACATACGAGCGTTGGCGGTTCCTGAGCCGCGCGGTCGAGAGGTGAGGGCGGCACGAGCGGGGAAAGCATTAGCTTTTATACCGGCCGAAGGGCGCTTGACGCGCGCCCTAAAGAGAGCAAGATCACCTGAATCGGAAGGGCAAACATGAAGCTCGAAGAGGGAATCAGCCACTAGAAGACGCCAAGTAAACACCTGCCTTTCTGGTGGTCACCGCACCAGCCAGAGTAAGCGTCTGCTTGACAAGGGTGTCAGCTCTGTTGAGCGGTTGTAAGCAGCCGCTCAACGGAGGTGCAAATGAGGGGAAGCCCTCCCTTCAAACAGCGCATGAGGAACCTGGCAACTGGAGCAAATCATTGGAACAGGTACGGTTTGTCTGATTAACTACATAGTTTTATGCCAAAAGCAAGAAAACACACTTTAAAGTGGTTCAACGTGAAAACCTCGGGCATAGCTGCGCGGGAGCATCAGCTGTTTCGGCACTGGAAGTAGGGTGCGCTGTTGCTGAGGGGTGCATTGGAGGTACCGGACAAACACTACTACCAGCAAGGGACAAGAGTCTTGAGGTGGAATACCTTGTATTTTCTGATAAATTGAcaacgacgaagagggggagaacagagactGATCCGacgaaaagggaagaaaacatCGAGGAACGAGTGGGGAGGAAAAACCCTCTGGGGTCACCCTCACAAAATATCGCAAGAAAGACGCGCGCTGTCTGGAAGCAGCTGGCGGCTGCGTTGTCGTCAGTACCCTCCCGTTGAGGTCAGGATGATGCAATGTGGGCTGCGCTGCTGCTGTGTTCCGCTCATTGCAGACTACGATTTCTGAGTGGGTGAACGCCCAACCGCCAAAAACTTGACAAACGCCAACGAAGTGGCAATGAACTGGGAAGATTAGCCGGGTGTCACCCAGGTTCGTTTTACTAGTCCTTTCACGATGAACAGCGTGGAAGAAAAACCGAACGGCTCTGCAGCAGGAAGAAACTTTCTGACTGGTAGACGTTGCGGCGAGTGCAGCGACAAACGATACCAACCAGATAGTGGTGCGTTTGGTGCCAATTGATCCAGGAGTTACCGCGCCTTAATAGCTGCACTATACGTTGCTCGTCGCTTTCGCCGCCTCATCCGGGTGAAAAATCCGTTCTGTCTACAACAAAATAGGCGTTCCGCCAGCGTTCGAGCAGTTAACGCACATCATGAGGCTCATGAATGCTCTGTTGATGCTCGGAAGAGAAACGTTTCGGTAACTGCGCTTGTCCTCTGCCCCCGCCGTTCCTCGCACCCGACATCAGCGCTCACGCTGCTGGGTTgtgaaagacagaaacacagtCGCGCGTGTTTCCTAGCCAAATGTGGAGAACGAAGCAACAAGTACGTGACTACAGACTTTCGCACCGTCGTGACGATGGATGCAGGCGCGTTTTATTGCCATTCACTAGCTCTGCATCTGGCGCATCTGTTGCTGTCTGTGCAGGTATCACAGAAAAACTGTCACCCGTGGAGTCGTGGAGACCAGAACAGGAATAGCACTCACGTTCCGAAGTTCTTTCGGCTCTACTGTCGTGCTCGGAGTGGTAATCTTGCGCTTGCTAGCCGCGGACGTGGATCCTCCTCGTTAGCTGTCTGCATCGAAGTTTATATAAAAACATATTTGAACTGCCACGAGGCCAGGGTCCCCCCTCTCGCTTCGGCATGCCGGGTAGGTAGTCCACTGGGACAAGATGGAGGAGGGGGCTTATTTTTTCTGGCGTTGAAGCGCTGCGTGAAGTAGTTTGCACCATGTCGCGAAAAGCGAGGCAATTCATTCAGTTATCTCTAGGCGACACTGCCGCTGGAACCCCAAGTTCAGCGGCTGGTTTAACCGCAACTGCTTACGTACGGCTTCACAGCAAGTTCGTCTAATTATGAAGGGGGCACGGTTCTGCTGTCGCTCAGAAGAAAATGTTTCACTCGTTCTAAGTCGCGAGCCACGGTGCGGATGCATTGCACTACAGCCTCCTGACCAAAAACGGTCAGAAGCCGAAGGGACTGGGCTGATTCGTCCGCacttttcgtcttcgcttcaAGAGTCGCAGTTTGTCGCGATGGGTGGACTAACATCACAGTCGATGTACGCCGATTTTACAGACTTTCAAATTCATTAGAGGCTCGGCCTCAAAGGAAGCGACCTATTTCAAGAGGGGACAAGTTAATCAAGAGTCTACAAGCACTCAGGTAGAGTCAACTCTCGAAAAACAGCAGCTGTCCTCAGCTTCTTGCGCAAAAGTGTGAGAACAGAAAGCGTTACAAATGAAGGGAATCAAAGGAAACGCGACGCCGCTACAGCCAAAAGACCTTACACTCCTTATTTCGCAATCACTATATTGTCCCTGGAAGCGTCGACGACTTGGTCACCCGTTACACTCGCAGACGAGGATCTTCGTGTGCTGATACCCTCCAAGGAAAGAATTGACCCCCGCGCGGAGGCCCCATCACGTTTGTCTGAGGAGTCTCTGGGGTCATCGGCTGTCATAGAGGAACTGGAAATGCTCTGTCTGTGGTCGTCTGTGTGAGTCCGGGTGGACCCCAACCTGCTGTGGCAGTAAAAGGGATGCACACATGTGAAGACATGAAGCAACGCGACCATCAGAGGACGACATGAATGCATCCGAGTTTTGATGGGAGGCTCAACGACATTTCCTGACAGCAGCTGGGCCCGCCACATACGGAAATACAAACGAAGCCATTTGCGTAAAAGAAACCTGGCAAAATACTCCACAAGATATTCGGACGGATTCGTTACGCTTGAGACTACAGCGGGCCTAGGGCACTGAATTATGCATCCGTTCAAATAAACAACAGCATTCACCACAACCTGCTGATGTGATAAGGTGCATCAGATTCTGgctttctttcgtctgcgGCACGTACTTCGTAGAATACAACACCTAGCATAAGTGAGAATAACATTGCTGTTCTGATTCTCGCTATTAGCAATATGCATTTGCTTTACCGAGCTCTAGATTTCCTACGGATGTCAAACTCTGTCACCAATATGGGTCTCATGAACAAACAAATGAACGACGCTGCAGTGTCCAAGAGCCGCTCTGGCATGGGAAAACCTGTACACAGTGGGGTCCGATGACCCGCTGAGGAGCGGCGGCAAGTTCAGAACATGCCGCTGTGCTCCATTTCCTGCATACTTTCTTCGTGCCGCTTAACTTTCCAGCCAAATCTAGCACCGACGTATAGTTCTGGTGTAGTTCCAGCCGCAAGAACAAGGAGTTGTTTTCACTTACTGCGCTTCGGCAGTATCTCGAATAAAAACGAATTCACGTTTACCACAAAATCCTTACTGCGCTCGCGTTCGCCATCTGATGTAGCGGGCATTCATCTCAATTCCTGACAGTATGGGGGCGAAGCCAATCACGATGCCAGCGAGTAGTCCAAAGATAAGGCCGACTGCAGTTGCACACGCACAATAAATCCAGAGTCGTGTATACCTGCCGGCCTCTGATTTTCCAAAGGGCAACAATGCGGAGACACAGGCTGTTCCGTACGCATAGAATGCAATGCGGTTATCTCCTGAGCACCAAATTGTCTTGCAAAAGAACCAACTAAGTGCTGGCACTCGGTAGGTACGCGGCAACGCTGGACCACCGGTGAAGGAGATAGATCATCGAAGTCATGAGAAACATGCCACGAACAATAGCAGTGTTCCCGTGGAACATGAAAGCAGAACCTGGCAACCGGATACCGATCATCAAAAACAAGGGAGCCCATATCGTTCGATTAACAATGGAAATCGCCATTTTCGAGTTTTGAGAACCGGGTGCAAGCTCGATGTGTGTCTTACTGGTTACAGCTGAAGTGGTTGTGCTTGCGAGTCCGCCAATAGTGCCACCTGCGACGGATCCGCCGAATCCGCCAATCCAGGCCCCTCGCGTTCCCACCAGTACAAAGGAGACGGCAAACGACATAAAACCTCCTCCAGCAAAAAGTGCGCTTGTCCAGCACTGACTAACGAGTCCGCCAAGCAAACCTCCAGATAATAGGCCTGTAAAAACCAAAATCGTGGTATGAAACCAAGACAACCATTGCTTCACAGGCTACAGCCGTACAGTACTTGTAGGCATTGCTGAACACGATGTTGACAGCAAAGTATTAGTCAGCGGTTGAGTCCCCGAGTGCTGAGCGGCACATGAAAATGTTGCACCGACAGCTCAAACTTACCAATGCTCGACGCCAACAATATCACCCAGCCACCACCGCGAAAGAAGTTTTTGGAAAAAAAACCCTGAGGAGCAGACAAGCGCCAAACAAAACACATTAGCCGTGTCCGAAAATACTTGAACATGGACCCCCTTCATCATTGTTTCCCTGTCATACGGACCACGGCAACAGTACAAGCCGCACTCGATCAATACATGCACTGTAACGAGTAGTGTTTACTCGCTGCACAGTCTACCAAGCCCTCTCAATCTAGAGGTGTCGTTAGCGAGAAGCACGGAGGCATTACCCTCCTTCGTTTCACGTTCCGCGCCCGCTTGCGAATAGCACCAAAGTCAATCAGACCAATCGATGCTCCCCACTGGCTGAGTACAATGTGTGTGATGCAGTTTCGCGAAGCCATATCGGAGGAAATTATTTAGACAGTCCAACAAGGCGAACTAGACGGTGCTGTCAGCTCCTAGCACTCAGAGAGGAAATTTACCTTGGAAAACAACTGAGACATGAGAATTGTTTCCGCCAGGACGGAAACACCGCTAACGAGCAAAATAGCTGTGCCTCCGAGAATGATTGGTACGCACGTGCATTGGTCGAAGCAAAAGCTGTTAGGCTGCACAAACCGGGAAGCAGCAGCACACACAACGGAGCCTCCGACGTCACACCAGGAAGTAAATTTAGAGAATTTGTCAACAACTTTGGTGTGAAGTTCAATCCTATTCAACTCCCGTAGCGCACTAGTTCCCAGAACAAACGACGAGACCAGCACGCAAAATGAACGGTGCGGCCCCGACGACCATAGGTCTCACTGATGATAATTAAGCCATGCGACGAGGGACGCTGCGTCAAACAAACGTCGTTCCTTGGCACTGTCAAATCGTAGATGTGCTCGACAGTTAGCTGGGTAAGAACAAGATCGGTAAGTATAGGACTTACTGACTGTAGTGAATCCTCCGCCGGAGCAAGTTGAGTTACACTTTCCCTCGCACTTCCGTTGTCTGACGACGTGCTGGCGTCGGACGTTGGGACGTCATACTCCTCTGTGtcatctgtttcttctggtTGGCTTTCTGGGGCTATGCTACCGGTTCCGTCGTCAGTGTGTGTTGGAAGCGTCGCTCGGACTTGACTTTCGGATGAAATGGGaactgctgcatgcacagacatgCAGGAAAGCTTCTAAAtgcaaaggagagaaagcggtAGTGACGGGGTCATTCAGCTTATCAGGACTGTCTTGAGGCTGCCGGATACCGTGGGAGCCACCGATATTGACACTATCACACCAGCGTAAGCACTCGGCATTCATTTGATTGACATACCGGTCAGAGGAGCAACAGGTGGTATTGAAACTGCGGCCGAATCTTGTGGCACCACACCACGCGTCGCTGATGAAGTGGCGACGGTACCACCTGAGAGAAGCTGATTCACACTGGGTTGAGTCACCATCGTTGACTGAGGTGTTGAGGTAGTCGCAAGAGGAACCCCAGTTTTCGGCTGGAAAACCTGTGACTGCTGTAGAGGCACAGATGGAGAAAACGTAGGCGTCACCACAGGTTCTTGTGAGGCTGGTGTCTGTGGCACGTTGCTAACCACGGTTGTTGGTAATGGGGCAAGTGGCGGTGGAGGCAGGGCGTTGACGAAGGGCAAAGCATTCGCAATCCTTGTAGCAATAGGAGACTGAATGGCTGTTGTGTTCACATACGGCACAAGTGGTACCTCTGGCAGGTGTGGCAGGGGGAGGTTAGAAAGAGGACCGGCAGGAGAGGCTGGTTGCGGCAGCCATGTTCCCAGCGGCCACGGCGCTACGTACGGACTATTTGTCGTTGACACATCCGGTGTTGTCGCAGCCGTCGAATTTGTgaggaaagatgaaaagtaGCCAACGCCGGTCAGTTGCTCCGGTACGAGGGGGGGAGTGTGATCCTTGCCAGCCGCTGACACTTCATGGAACGCGCCTCGGTAAGCATTCCCCTGTAACTGCTCATGCAACAACTCGTGACGTGAAGATACTGCACTCCTTGCCAAGCGCTTGTGGCTTGCCCGGCCAGGAAAATTTGGATCAAATTGAGCCAGTCCCTCGGTGACCGTCGGCGCCAACGTTCCAGTGGCGCGGGCAGTAAGACCAGCAGTCCAGCAAATGTGCCATGAGAAACGCAGGGAAGTCGTCGatgacagaagaagagcaaccCACCACAGAGTTGACCAAGTGACGCAGACCAATGCCCTGAACTTTCGGAAAGACCAGGCTGCCCCCATTGTGGAGCCTGGTGGTTAACTGAACTGGTTACATGCGGGGGAAGAGGGCAATATCACCCAGTCCAGGCCTCTTTAAATGCGAACTGGGGGACTCCATATGCTTCTTCCGCACACGGAACACATGCGGAAGATCTTCATGCCACAAGCCTGAGAATCGAGCACAACAACTTGTGTACGCGTGACGATTTGCATCGCTGACTGAAGTGACATAAATGCGTAGCTAGCAAACTTTCAGACAACCTTGCATCAGTTCGACCGCTAGCGCGACGTGACAAAAACAAGCGTCTGAAAACAAAACGGAAAAGCGGCTTCTGGTCTACGCTGTTTGAAGGAAGGGAAATTATGAAACAAAAAACATAAAGGTCATGAAGAGAGATTCTACGAACTCGGCATCTGGGTTGGCAAGAACAACGCGAACGGTTCCAGCGATGAAGGTTGACGAGACGTTTGCCCGGCTCCTGACTCAGCTGGCCACGCGTGATGATTACACTCGAGTGACTGCGTACTCTGCTATGCTGCAGAACTGCTTCCAGGAGTCCTCCCTTCTGCGATAGAGCCCGACTCCTCTCTATGGCGTACCCTGTCGCCAGATTGCTGGTAACAGATGCCCTTTCTGACTAAAATCTGTATCAAATATTTGTGGCCCAAGAGCCATGAACTAACAGCAAGCGTGAGGTAGGCAGCAGCCTCTAGGCAAGCATGTGCTGTCCCGTTCAAGAACATATACTGAACACGTTTCTTCACAAAAAAATTGGAAACCACCAAAGCTGGCTGGTACTTCATTGGCCATGCGGACAGCTGCAGTTGAATTATCGCACGTCGACGGCGGTGTAAACTGTAACAAGGCTGCGATGCCACGCTGCGGCTACTCGACAAGTGTTGGATAAAAATACGGTGACCACACAACTGTGTTTTGAGGTTTGGAATAAGCCGACACAGATGCTGTCATCAGGCTCTTCCACTCGCTTTTAAGCGAGTGAATAAGCGGCACCTTAGAGCAGGTCCGAATTTTTCTGCCGTATAATACGGATAAAGCCATAGTATTGTAACTGTTTTCATCTCACCAAACGTAATATAAATTTTCCGCGCATTCCCTCCGTCATGTCCCAGCGTGTGCATCTATTATCGGCAGGCGTTCTTATCCATTTCAGTTCGCGGATACCATTTATGCTGACATCCGCCTTCAGAGGCGCCGCCTCAGGCTGAAAGTATTCTGGCTGCGGCAGTTGATTCTTTCATGCTAGTCACGCAACACAGGCACCCAGGAAAACATTAGTTAAGATTCGTCATTTTTCGAAGGTAGCATACGATTCTGATTGGTACATACCTACACTGGCGTTGCCAATACATGACAGAGAATGCCAGCAGTATATATTTCCACGAGGCGGCACTGTGGAGACAGCGCCACCCGAACACGCCTTAACCGTTCCGCGCGTTTGCATCACTtcgtgaagaagacgatctTTCTGTCGGAATTTGAATGACTCACTCATGCAGACAGTACGACGCTACATGCATTCTTGACGGCGGTGCCACGAAGACGGATAGCGGGGGTGTTTTTGCAGTGATGACTGCACGCACTACGAGAAAACGTCGAAATCAgttccctgtcttctgccGTGTCCTCTCATTTAATTTTTGCTCATGAAGGAGGACCCGTGGCGCATCCCCACTGAGACCCTTCTGTAACTAAATCAGAGCAGAGGAGTAAGTCAAGATTAGTGCTTCACTACTGATATTCATGATGAGAGATCTCTGGCTAAGTCTCTGCTTCGTGTTCCGATCATGCCTTCAGCCCTTCCTGCCGCCTGGCAAGAACAAGAGTAGTGAACCAACGGTCACAACAGCACGAATATTTGAGAAATTATCAAATGTTCACCAAGTAGAATTTCTGGAACATCGCGGAGTTTCAGGATGATGCTGAACGGAAATTTCTCGCCACACAGGCGACTTCACGGAGGTGCTTTTAGCGAGGTTTGTGGGTCATTTCGAAAAACCAGCCATCTAACAAATCACTGGACAGAGCTTAAACTGCCTAAAACAATCTGA includes:
- a CDS encoding hypothetical protein (encoded by transcript TGME49_292950) — its product is MVTAVPNPSKSASSTANSGIMSSTSVPASASKPFPGSAGFSLKGFLLDEEIKVQQERLQQMLQLRQQQLNQESRDLAGHPARGSQQNVPINAQSPSLYANKIALPATPHQRHPVCPADCEVLQSQRLGFVPGAPPSRGSSMTSLKQSTYCDYGGAQSSGFDMAPALERGEAQGTSTSTSFTIHECLPALSPGFPSRVPAVESADPFSGRRTSPREFSVNANATRTQVLQNGQVRVGGGNPFIPQQCHMSPHSESDALPAASRASECTRVEESNARVDQGEKMSHRSLFRDGQQGYSDSTFRSSKAATPFSGCLSSAAGAATDAEKEGERTLMSLNRGLTRLDLSRAVYQRMKTVDVQRGTESALLEEVDDVLLRGTASPGVEGGGGGDTRPHSYSDCSAADFGRSSSPKDDCVDEDATCGDIGGERAKVKMLAEKLQAQEEEKRTMQEESFQVEQLLKRQYYQDMRKKNAENEDLKKQLGRLREEVDALNRHLSATLQHKDQLQNALALAQDALTHAVDSMVFTPRPPSDPLSSRSQPKRDGSTRNRPKTHLLGDQTPSTEFTRNAEADTEKRTSLKSEQIRGRDPSVESFHSSRSLGNARSAENGQDGASKEQTGGMHDELGGCGLRTGETRTTAKETQPSVKGSAEDNEDSTESQEGEILCGRLWSLMNRLEKATKVLDPRKLDAEDQKALTVSLLKTRRMFSADNQSAPFEGGAPLEVSPLKDSNFVKESSPTIWTVGVPTEEHRIGAEATLLRSDQTQLLLPASQKAMNQQRSNVCGDRSREERDGLTEEQVKELQNEVITLRQNLQKFTGDVAAAQKKNRRTTTRESTGSRASLCESVDEGRGLSTTDELMIQRLDELQKLNARLLLDNTVLHQLCTGQASPVRLPSVPSLASGIRGPLSLSVLPAQSWNTTSVSASPVPGPVLQPSACLVSLPVAAPSSSQGPFPDPQLSAGTDAKRDAVPRALSSAVAVHMVPTQPGATLAAPPPQYVGHPVAPTASSGHHQKAGHTLASTNFHSLFPGGFFPEKGGTQPHTVAPPAGLQVSPPVGRNGENISVSGQKDRNEIMASFQREMPKRTGSKGPKVQELWNNSTKASQGSQRGSGPFPGVHANGVTTLPVKTVDGDARRVTHTRAHGVAHRQMAVSQSQPVLGSSTGERQDSKKVKPTLSRSVASVGGINRSGGAGTTFLPPLVSTQTNQSKNQGPVMSRGETGGEARNEHGEKSLAGLQRRMVKHSISAVELPVLRSPVAEHIVSRATRGSCLQDGGPSPSKLPHLLTDNYQRIHFTSSGIATRTTSPFQRGAKSVASNSPDTVGGVVARPTLNGVYLCQVPHGRTADPTQLAVWGRGYPASAVGLPTAADSSFPKVFQRNVRKASKGDETSRTRGSQRHSGEGVLWAAESGSRSYSRRRSGSCVSRAPTEAEGRATSGSGRTIQGQTKSEESAVKPTLHSIPVFAQSQLKGHVFPQLVNSSPLSSRPTTPVTPCTPTSATPPPLHQGESSYYTSYTGSLPCYVYSPGVPAPISQNSGDASRQHLVELHPNSTVNFRCVAYPHPTLSTTPVSFTAFKASPSKGTSADCRQSASLSPEETVTEMGLSRPSVSQSDCGASGAAAFGSDASVNQAREPAACVCLPSAAATYSQTHLAGGPFASGLGFRERLHNTGEYRFQEQMMSSDQPTKRVPRQNRVPSQSTVSPQNVRTPLRAPVTAQGDTAETRAGLGRWSATASKREGVSPTTRAFRPFESFTSFLQKQFMGFTASRTRDESFAEVTADQAAARGRSLTSPVRGKPGRVSSVGGTGLDSSECKKKLLGVPDRSAAVRVGRTTSLANLAQGRIQEKDLGTRLHCMGAPQKQSESLESAVGSNHQQEIMNSARAAKAMWLPTSLGTTSTAVSHISSVSSKHSLKASLCGLKVFCDAPILQHSSIHHLCEEAASQGSLISTPKLESDVSNRRNSAPVGRFLGPAVSVSSVLQLKAR